Within Marispirochaeta aestuarii, the genomic segment CATTCATTCAGCAGAACAGATCGGAGAACTCATCCGCTGCGAACGGAAGCGGCAGAAGATCCTGCAGCAGGATCTTGCCGATTTAAGCGGTGTCAGTCTGCACTTTTTATCCAACCTGGAAAACGGTAAAGCCACTGTTGAATTCCAGAAGGTCCTGCTGG encodes:
- a CDS encoding type II toxin-antitoxin system Y4mF family antitoxin, with protein sequence MKLAIHSAEQIGELIRCERKRQKILQQDLADLSGVSLHFLSNLENGKATVEFQKVLLVLRSLGIEMELRTRYTDKEVS